In Aegilops tauschii subsp. strangulata cultivar AL8/78 chromosome 3, Aet v6.0, whole genome shotgun sequence, one genomic interval encodes:
- the LOC141043043 gene encoding uncharacterized protein, producing MDDGKLTTLTEHITTHGTTVLEVVYTNDPRTVERVIKKYEEWLKEEKNKFVGLDLEYTRKSSYIRQGIAVVQLAMREHVLVYHYCRSERSQALVDFLQRKAVTFTSVDTRNDKTMLARAWIKIPDEQHVDIQRLFCIKGGGERDSMADLVAAIIDPSYKNMKKSFPKEKHQFWEWKPLSPIHLEYAAKDGYVSYELYRRILIIKNGLRHLHQQPMKERLRPHKSNDEGSSSGWKRRKGNSGW from the coding sequence ATGGACGACGGGAAACTAACAACACTCACCGAACACATCACTACCCACGGTACAACCGTGCTCgaggtggtgtacaccaacgacccaaGGACCGTGGAGCGGGTCATCAAAAAGTACGAAGAATGGCTAAAGGAGGAGAAGAACAAGTTCGTCGGCCTCGACCTCGAGTACACACGTAAGAGCAGTTACATACGACAAGGGATCGCCGTCGTCCAACTTGCCATGCGCGAGCATGTCCTTGTATACCACTACTGCAGATCCGAGCGCTCCCAGGCGTTAGTTGACTTCCTGCAACGGAAAGCGGTAACTTTCACTAGCGTCGACACCAGGAACGACAAGACCATGCTTGCCCGTGCATGGATCAAAATTCCAGACGAGCAGCACGTCGACATCCAGAGGCTATTCTGCATCAAGGGTGGTGGAGAAAGGGACTCCATGGCTGACCTTGTagcggccatcatcgacccctcaTACAAGAACATGAAGAAATCATTCCCAAAGGAGAAGCACCAGTTCTGGGAGTGGAAGCCACTTTCACCGATACACCTTGAGTACGCGGCAAAGGACGGGTATGTTAGCTACGAGTTGTACCGTAGAATCCTAATCATCAAGAACGGGCTACGTCACCTACACCAACAACCAATGAAAGAAAGACTCCGCCCACATAAGAGCAATGACGAGGGATCTTCCAGTGGCTGGAAGCGCCGGAAGGGAAACAGTGGTTGGTAA